The genomic stretch ATGAGCGTCATGAACCGATTTATGAGCTTTCTCGGTCTCCAGGATGAGGAAGAGATAGTGGAGAGAGAACGTGTTGTACAGCCGGAAGAACAAGAAGCTGAAACCTCTCCGTTCGAAGCACGTAAAACTACAAAGAGTAACAATGTCGTCAGCATACACTCGCAGAAAAATGTACGAGTTGTGCTTAGTGAGCCCCGTTCATATGATGAAGCGCAAGAAATAGCGGATCATCTTCGCTCGCGCCGTGCCGTCATTGTTAATCTACAGCGCGTTCGGAGCGATCTCGCCGTGCGCATTGTTGATTTCCTAAGCGGTACAGTGTACGCTTTAAACGGAAGCATCTCTAAGCTTGGCCCTAATATTTTTCTATGCACGCCGGATTCAGTTGAAATTCAAGGTGCTATAACGGAAATGCTGGCGGAGGAGAACGACTACAACAAAATGAGGTGACCTTGAGTTGTTTAATAGTGTGGGAAATGTAATAGATACACTACAAAGTATCTACAGCTTTATGATTATTGGTTATGTGCTGCTGTCGTGGTTGCCTAATGCTCGTGAAAGCTTTATTGGCGTATTTTTGGGCAAAATGGTAGAGCCTTATCTCGGGATTTTCCGGAGATTTATTCCTCCTATTGGGGGTATGCTGGATCTGTCGCCGATCATTGCACTGTTCGCTTTGCGTTTCGTAGCTAGCGGTTTGACTGCAGTAATCGAATTTTTGATACCTTAAATCAATTTTTGATTAATAAAGGAATGTGTTTTTATGAAAGAAGGCATATACGATCATTTTCATCCCGACGAGAAACCTTTTGTCGCTCGGGCAGAGGAATGGATAGAGCGGTCCGCACAGCAGCATGAGCTGAAGCGGACCGATTTTTTAGACCCGAGACAAGCGCAAATATTGATGGCTTTGGCTAATCGGAATCCAGATGTCACTGTTCGTCTAGATGGCGGCTATGATCAAGCGGAGCGCAGGCGAGTTATTATTGGTCCGGACTATCGAAGCCTTGATGATGAGGCAATGGGAATTTGTGTGCTTGTCGTAAATGGACCAGGACAGGCTCAGCTTGAGCTTGATCACGGTGACTTTTTGGGTGCGCTGCTCGGACTGGGCATTAAGCGCGACCGAATTGGCGACATCCATGTTCATGAGCATTTTTGTCATATTGTCGTTATGGATGAAATTGCTGATTACTTGAATATTCAGCTTAGACAGGTTCACCGTATTAATGTGCTGACAGACGTCGTTTCATTGGCTGAACTCAAAATAGTCGTTCCAAAGCTTGAAGAGATGAACCTATCGGTTGCTTCCATGCGATTGGATGGAATTGCGAGCGACGTTTATCGGATCAGCAGGTCTAAGATTGTGGACCCGATTCGAGCAGGCAGATGCAGAGTGAATTGGAAATCCGAGGAGGACCCTTCCAAGCAGCTCCGCGGGGGAGATGTGGTGTCGTTCAAGGGGCTTGGCCGTTTTAAAGTGCTGGAGATGGATGGAGTGACAAAAAAGGGCAGAATTCGTGTCAAAATAGGCAAGTTTATTTGAACGAATGCAGGAATTTAACTGCGCTTGTCGAAATTGTTCACAACAAACAGTATAAATCGGTTCCCAGAATTACAAATACCATGAGGAGGTGCCCCAATGCCACTATCGCCATTGGACATACATAACAAAGAGTTTGGCCGGAGATTACGCGGCTATGACGAGGATGAGGTAAACGAATTTCTCGATCAGGTTATTAAAGATTACGAATCGCTCATTCGTGAAAATAAAGAGATGCAGAATCAAGTGCTTGGGCTGCAAGAAAGATTGAATCATTTTACGAATATAGAAGAAACACTTAGCAAAACAATCATCGTCGCACAGGAAGCGGCTGACGAGGTGAGAAGCAATGCGAAGAAGGAAGCGCAGCTGATCATCAAGGAGTCAGAGAAAAATGCTGATCGAATTATTAATGATTCACTAGCGAAATCACGCAGGGTTTCTCTTGAGGTGGAAGAGCTTAAGAAGCAAGCCTCAGTATACCGTGCTCGTTTCCGTACACTAGTTGAAGCACAGCTTGAGCTGCTTACTGTTGATGGTTGGGATACACTGGAGCCGCAGGCTTCAAGACATTCCGAGCATGAGCTTACAAGAGGTTAAGGTTTGATAAATAGGCGAATTGCCATTTGACATTTAGCCTGCTGTTAAGCTATAACTAGAATATTGAATTGATGATCTAAACTTCGTTGAAGAGAACAAGTACACTTTAAGTTCACTCCTCAGAGAGCCGGCGGCAGCTGAAAGTCCGGTGTGTGAGCTATTGCGGAATATCCTCTCTGAGAAGCGGCGCCGAACCTGCGAGAGCAGCAGTAAGTGTTGACGGCTGTCCCCCGTTACAGGGAACGCGAACGTAGAGTTCGCGACTAAGGTGCCGCATGAAGCACAGCTCGCTTGAGCTGCTTGCCTTCAGCTTAAGTCCAGAAATTTGGGCAGAAGCAGATGCGGAACAAGGGTGGTAACGCGACTAAGCCTCGTCCCTTCTCATAGGGATGAGGCTTTATTTTTGTTTTTTTAAACATAGGAGGCTGAAATCATGCAACGCGTAGATGTTAAGGAGCGTGCACGCAGTCGTGAACTGCGTGTGCTGGAGCAATGGAAAACAGAGGATACCTTTAAACAATCGATTACTAATCGGGAAGGCAAGCCAAACTTTGTGTTTTATGAAGGGCCTCCGACTGCAAACGGCGCTCCGCATATCGGTCACGTGCTTGGTCGTGTAATCAAAGATTTTATTTGTCGTTACAAGACGATGGCAGGCTACCGGGTTATTCGTAAAGCGGGCTGGGATACACATGGACTTCCCGTTGAGCTTGGCGTTGAGAAGCAGCTGGGTATTTCCGGCAAGCAGGAGATCGAGGAGTACGGTGTAGAAAAGTTTGTGAAAAAATGTAAAGCCAGCGTATTTGAATACGAGAAGCAGTGGCGCGAGCTTACAGAAGCTATTGCTTACTGGACTGATTTAGACAATCCGTATATCACACTAAAAAATGAATATATCGAAAGTGTTTGGCATATTTTATCAACGATTCATGGTAAAGGCTTGTTATACCGCGGTCACCGCGTAAGTCCTTATTGCCCGGATTGTCAAACGACACTGAGTTCACATGAGGTAGCGCAGGGCTATGAGGATGTTAAGGATTTAAGTGCAACAGCGAAATTCAAGCTTGCTGAGTCGGGTGAATTCATTCTGGCTTGGACGACAACGCCTTGGACGCTGCCAGCAAACGTAGCGTTAGCAGTTAATCCAGAGCTAGATTACATTCGGGCAGCTAAGAACGGCGAAGTTTATATCGTTGCTCAAAACTTAGCGGAGAGTGTTCTGAAGGAAGAATATGAAATTTTGTCTGTTGTTAAAGGTGCTGAGCTAGTAGGCCTTAGCTATGAGCCGCCATTTAATTATATGGCCATCGATAAAGGACATATTGTCATTGCTGGCGATTTCGTCAGTGACACCAGCGGTACAGGTATCGTTCATATTGCTCCTGCACACGGTGAGGATGACTATCGGGTTTCACGGGAGAATGGCATCAGCATGCTGAGTGTTGTTGATTTGGCAGGACGGTATGTAGCAGAAGTAACAGACTTTGCAGGTCGTTTCGTTAAAGACAGCGAGCTCGACATCGACATCGTGAAAAACTTAAGCGAACGCGGTTTGCTTTATTCCAAAGAGCGCTATGAGCATAGCTATCCGTTCTGCTGGCGCTGCAAAACACCATTGATTTATTATGCAATGGAGAGCTGGTTTATTAAGACGACTGCAGTTAAGGATCAACTCATCGCCAACAATAATGGTGTGGACTGGTACCCAGGACATATTCGCGAGGGTCGCTTTGGCAAGTTTTTAGAGGATCTGGTGGATTGGAATATTAGCCGCAACCGCTACTGGGGTACGCCTCTGAATGTGTGGGTCTGTGATGTGACAGGCAAGGAGTATTCACCAAGCAGCATTGCTGATTTGCGTGCGATGGCTATCGGTGATGTGCCGGAGGATATTGAGCTTCATAAGCCATACGTGGATGATATTAAGCTGAGATCACCATTTGCTGAGGGAGCGGAAATGACTCGCACGCCAGAAGTTATTGATGTTTGGTTCGACAGCGGATCAATGCCGTTCGCGCAGCAGCATCAGCCTTTTGAGAACGATCAACAATTTGCTGAACAATATCCGGCTGACATCATTTGTGAAGGTATTGACCAAACGCGGGGCTGGTTCTACAGTCTGCTTGCGGTTTCAACGCTTTACAATGGCAAGGCACCTTATAAAGCCGTTATCTCGACAGGTCATATTTTGGATGAAAATGGACAAAAAATGTCCAAATCGAAGGGGAATGTTATCGATCCTTGGGAAATCATCAATGAGTACGGAACCGATGCATTCCGCTGGGCTCTTCTTGCAGATAGCGCGCCTTGGAACAGCAAACGCTTCTCACGCGGTATTGTTGGCGAAGCCAAATCAAAGGTTATCGATACGATTGTAAATACGCATGCGTTTTTCGCGTTGTATGCATCCATCGACGGTTATCAATATGCTGAGCATGAAGAAACGACGTCGAGCAACAAGCTTGATCGCTGGATCATCTCGCGCTTGAACAGCCTAATCAAAACGGTAAACAAAGGACTGGAAGTAAATGACTTCCTGAACCCAGCCAAATCGATCGAGCTATTTGTTGATGAGCTTAGCAATTGGTATATTCGCCGTTCACGTGATCGTTTCTGGGGAAGCGGACTGTCGGCAGAGAAGCTTGCTGCATACCAGACGCTGCGGAGCGTATTGCTTACACTCTCCCGTGTCATTGCACCTTATGCGCCATTGCTCGCGGAGGATGTTTACGGAAACCTCGGCGGAGCTGGAAGCGTCCATTTGGCGGATTACCCTAAAGCGGATGAAGCTGCAATCGATGAAACATTAGAGCAGGATATGGAAAGCGCGAAGCAAATCGTAGAGCTCGCACGCAATGTGCGCAATGAAACAGGGATAAAAACGCGCCAGCCTCTATCGGAGCTGATCGTTTCTCTGGATCGCGACTTTGATGTGGCAGGCTACGAGGAGATCGTGAAGGACGAGATTAATGTAAAAGCGATCATCGTCCAAAACTCAGACAGCGGCTTTGTTGATTTTACGCTGAAGCTGAATTTGAAGGTTGCCGGCAAAAAATATGGCAAAAACGTAGGTGCTATTCAAGCTCAGCTGAAGGGCTTGGACGCTGAACAAACGCGCAGCATCGTTAATGGCAACAGCTTCGCTTTCACAAGTGCAGAGGGCGAGCAGCTTGCGATTTCAGTGGATGAGCTGTTAGTGGAGAAGCAGGCGAAGTCAGGTTTTGCTTCTGCATCTGGC from Paenibacillus sp. FSL H8-0548 encodes the following:
- a CDS encoding YggT family protein, translating into MFNSVGNVIDTLQSIYSFMIIGYVLLSWLPNARESFIGVFLGKMVEPYLGIFRRFIPPIGGMLDLSPIIALFALRFVASGLTAVIEFLIP
- the sepF gene encoding cell division protein SepF gives rise to the protein MSVMNRFMSFLGLQDEEEIVERERVVQPEEQEAETSPFEARKTTKSNNVVSIHSQKNVRVVLSEPRSYDEAQEIADHLRSRRAVIVNLQRVRSDLAVRIVDFLSGTVYALNGSISKLGPNIFLCTPDSVEIQGAITEMLAEENDYNKMR
- the ileS gene encoding isoleucine--tRNA ligase, which gives rise to MQRVDVKERARSRELRVLEQWKTEDTFKQSITNREGKPNFVFYEGPPTANGAPHIGHVLGRVIKDFICRYKTMAGYRVIRKAGWDTHGLPVELGVEKQLGISGKQEIEEYGVEKFVKKCKASVFEYEKQWRELTEAIAYWTDLDNPYITLKNEYIESVWHILSTIHGKGLLYRGHRVSPYCPDCQTTLSSHEVAQGYEDVKDLSATAKFKLAESGEFILAWTTTPWTLPANVALAVNPELDYIRAAKNGEVYIVAQNLAESVLKEEYEILSVVKGAELVGLSYEPPFNYMAIDKGHIVIAGDFVSDTSGTGIVHIAPAHGEDDYRVSRENGISMLSVVDLAGRYVAEVTDFAGRFVKDSELDIDIVKNLSERGLLYSKERYEHSYPFCWRCKTPLIYYAMESWFIKTTAVKDQLIANNNGVDWYPGHIREGRFGKFLEDLVDWNISRNRYWGTPLNVWVCDVTGKEYSPSSIADLRAMAIGDVPEDIELHKPYVDDIKLRSPFAEGAEMTRTPEVIDVWFDSGSMPFAQQHQPFENDQQFAEQYPADIICEGIDQTRGWFYSLLAVSTLYNGKAPYKAVISTGHILDENGQKMSKSKGNVIDPWEIINEYGTDAFRWALLADSAPWNSKRFSRGIVGEAKSKVIDTIVNTHAFFALYASIDGYQYAEHEETTSSNKLDRWIISRLNSLIKTVNKGLEVNDFLNPAKSIELFVDELSNWYIRRSRDRFWGSGLSAEKLAAYQTLRSVLLTLSRVIAPYAPLLAEDVYGNLGGAGSVHLADYPKADEAAIDETLEQDMESAKQIVELARNVRNETGIKTRQPLSELIVSLDRDFDVAGYEEIVKDEINVKAIIVQNSDSGFVDFTLKLNLKVAGKKYGKNVGAIQAQLKGLDAEQTRSIVNGNSFAFTSAEGEQLAISVDELLVEKQAKSGFASASGNGVTVALNTDITPELEQEGLVREVIRAVQDTRKKLDLPIEKRIDLVLDVDSELKAALEAFKEVLHDNVLVQTVTYEVVAEMEKVAIGNKEIGIFIRG
- a CDS encoding DivIVA domain-containing protein; the protein is MPLSPLDIHNKEFGRRLRGYDEDEVNEFLDQVIKDYESLIRENKEMQNQVLGLQERLNHFTNIEETLSKTIIVAQEAADEVRSNAKKEAQLIIKESEKNADRIINDSLAKSRRVSLEVEELKKQASVYRARFRTLVEAQLELLTVDGWDTLEPQASRHSEHELTRG
- a CDS encoding YlmH/Sll1252 family protein; this encodes MKEGIYDHFHPDEKPFVARAEEWIERSAQQHELKRTDFLDPRQAQILMALANRNPDVTVRLDGGYDQAERRRVIIGPDYRSLDDEAMGICVLVVNGPGQAQLELDHGDFLGALLGLGIKRDRIGDIHVHEHFCHIVVMDEIADYLNIQLRQVHRINVLTDVVSLAELKIVVPKLEEMNLSVASMRLDGIASDVYRISRSKIVDPIRAGRCRVNWKSEEDPSKQLRGGDVVSFKGLGRFKVLEMDGVTKKGRIRVKIGKFI